A window of Maioricimonas rarisocia genomic DNA:
AACTCTCCCCAGACGACGACGGAGATGTCGTCGAGCATGCCGCGATGGTCGAGATCCTCGATCAGGGCGCTGACCGCCTGATCGAGCATCGGCATGTCCTGCCGGGCCCGGCCGAAGTTGTTGCCGTGCCAGTCCCAGCGGCTGAAGGAGAGGCTGACGCAGCGGACACCGGCCTCGATGAGCCGGCGGGCGACGAGGAAGTTGGTGAGCAGCCGCGTGCTGCCGTCCGACTGGAGTCGATCCTCGCCACGGCCGTAGCGTTCGATGGCGGAGGGGTCTTCGCGTTCGAAATCGAGGGCGTCAGCCAGTTTGCTGGACGTCAGGATCCCGAATGCCTGCTGGTTGAACGCGTCCAGGCCTTCCATCATGCCGGACTGATCGACGTTGCGGCGGAACCGGTCGAGCGATGACAGCACGGCCTTGCGGCTGTCGAGGCGATCGAGCGTCACGCCGTTGAGGACCATGTCCCCCTTCCCCTCCCCATGAGGAGTGAACGGGGCATGTGCGACGCCCAGGAAGCCGGGCTGGCCGTTGTCGCCCCAGGGCGCATGGCGCGTTTTGGGAGAGAGGCCGACGTACGCGGGGACGGCAGGGTCTTTCGGACCGTAGACTTTCGAGAGGACCGAACCGAGGGCCGGCCATCCTCCGGGCGGCTGATTGCGGTCGTGATGTCCGGTAAGGCACTGGAAGGCGTAATGTGAACCGCTGGCGCCGACGATGCTGCGGATGAAGCTGAGCTTGTCGGAGATGGAAGCGAGCCGGGGAAAGAGCTCGCAGATGTCGACGCCGGGCACTTTCGTCTGGATCGGCGTGAACTCGCCCCGGATCTCCTGCGGGGCATCCATCTTGATGTCCCACATGTCCTGGTGGGGCGGGCCGCCGGGCAGGAAGATCATGATGATCCCCTTGCTGGAATTGCCCGTACCGGCCGCCTGCTCGGCCTGAAGGATCTGCGGAAGGGAGAGACCTCCGAGTGCCAGACCTCCGATCTGCAGGAACGCCCGCCGCGAGAGATGATCACACAGCCCGATGCGGTTACCCAGGACACTCAACATGGCAGGTCATCCTTTCGCCAGGGGCTCGACTCCGGAAACGGCGGGAGCGGTTGCTGAAGGCGCAGGTCCGGAGGGTGGGAAGCCGGGACAGGAGCCCGGCCTATGCATCAATGTACGCCAATTCGTGAGGGGGTGTCAATTTCTCGGGTCAGGGAAAGCCGGAGGGGGAGTCTTTCCGGGCCCGGATCGGCGGGCAGGTTCTGCCGCAGGGCAGAAATTCTGGCGATTCGACTCAAGAAACTGACCTTGCGGCTGCGAGACGGCCATGATAATTTCCCGCCCCCATCTCTCTCCTGATCTCAAATAATACTCCCATCAAGCAGTCGACGCGTGGCCGAGCCGGCGTCTGCGCTGCCCTCCTCCTGTTCAAACTGTAGAAGCGGTGAAGACATGAAGTCTGCCCTGCTCCCGGAGACGTTGCGGCGTCCGGTGCTGGTACTGGCCGTTCTGGCCTGGGTTCCGATCACCTCGACGATGAGTGGCTGTTCACCGATGAACGGCTATGTCATGAACGAATCGGGCAAGGCGTTCTACGAGCGCGGCAACTACACGTTCGCCCGCCGTGAGTTCGAACGGGCGTTGATCGACGATCCGTACAACTCCGACTACGCGTACAACGTCGCCTCGGCCATGCAGAAGCAGGGTGACCTGATCAGTGCCGAGAAGATGTATCTGCACGCGTTGAACCTCGATCCCAGTCACCAGCCCTCGTACCACGGACTGGCCGGCATGCTGGTCGAAGAGGGGCGGACGGCCGAGGCCCACGACCTGTTGCAGACGTGGGCGCAAACTCAACCGTACATGCCGGAAGCGCACGTGGAGCTGGCTGCTCTGCAGCAGAAGACCGGCGATCTGGCCGGTGCCGAGCAGTCGCTGCGGCAGGCTCTGGCAGTTCATCCTCATCACCCCAAGGCGACGGCCCACCTGGCCAGCGTGTATCAGAAGTCCGGGCGGGTCGCCGATGCGGCACAGATGTACCAGCGTTCGCTGGCGGCCAATCCATACCAGCCGGACGTGCAGTCGCAACTGGCCGGGCTGAACTCGCCGAATGTCCCCTCGCCCGCCATGCGGATGGCGCAGGTGATGCCCCAACACGACCCGACTCTGGCGAAGCCGCCCTATCCTCACATGGCCCAGCGGGTGCCGACGGTCCAGCCGATGATGCAGCCGGCAACAATGCCGATGATGCAGCCGGCCCCGACATATGGTGCTGCACCGTACGGTACGCCGGCAGGTTCGGTTCCGGCGGCTCCGATGACGGCCCCGGCTCCGGGACGTGACGTTCCGGTCCCGATGCCTCCTGCCGGGACTCCGCAGCCAATCGAACTCGGTTCGCCGGTTCCCGTCAGCTGGGCCGACCCGGCCCACGTTCCGTCGGGACCAATGATGTCGCCCGGGCCGCTGCTGGCTCCGGGTCCGGAACTTCCAGCCGGTGTGGATGTCAGCTCGGGACCGGCAACTCAGTCCGGCCCCGCGCTCGAGGCGTACAGCCAGCCGGTTCCGGCGGTCACGGCGTTCTGAGAGGCGTGAGGCTCTAGGAACTGACAGCGCTGTCGGGTCATGGCAGTTCCCGGCAATATAAGAAGCTCATGCCTGATCCGGGCTGAGCGCTCTGATGCTGGAACGCGGGCATTCCGCGGTTGAAGATCACGCAGGGAATTGTTTCCTTTCTCAGCACGTGCAGGTGCAGTTCCGGTCGCAGGGCAGGCGTGCCTGCCGCCAGAACAGGTTGAAGGCCGTGCTGCCCGCGTGGTTGTCGGGCGAAGCCTGGGCTGCGGCTCTGAGACCGCAGTACGGCCAGACAGGAGTATCTGCCTCACTGACGCGCGGCGGCCACCCGGGAGGCTTGCGGCGCTCGCTTTCCGGCTGCCACGGCACGATGCTTCTCGGGAAAGCAGTCATGCAACGCTCGGGCTTCCCACCCACATTCGACCAGGTGGGGCAGGCATTCCTGCCTGCCCTGGCGCTCACCGGCCGGGCACCTTTCACATCACCGGAGCCGGCTGCGTGAGCTGCCGGGTGACAACCGCTTTTCGTTGGAGATACCCCCGAGCTGACACTCGGGGCTCGCAGATGAGCGCCTGACGCAGTGATCGACGCAGGGCCGGCCGTCGATCGTCTTGCGATCCGGCCGGTTGGAACCGGCCCTACTTTCTGCTGATCGGGTGGCAGTCGTCAGGCGATGTCTGACCTACGGCTCTGAGGAACGTCTGCCCCACCTCGCCGAGTAACCGTTGAGCTCAAGGGGCTGGCGTTCTGCACACGCCGGCGGACGCTTCAGCGGTTCTGCAGGTGGGTGAGTGTGTGCTGTCCGCCGCCGATGACCGCACACGGCTCG
This region includes:
- a CDS encoding DUF1501 domain-containing protein → MLSVLGNRIGLCDHLSRRAFLQIGGLALGGLSLPQILQAEQAAGTGNSSKGIIMIFLPGGPPHQDMWDIKMDAPQEIRGEFTPIQTKVPGVDICELFPRLASISDKLSFIRSIVGASGSHYAFQCLTGHHDRNQPPGGWPALGSVLSKVYGPKDPAVPAYVGLSPKTRHAPWGDNGQPGFLGVAHAPFTPHGEGKGDMVLNGVTLDRLDSRKAVLSSLDRFRRNVDQSGMMEGLDAFNQQAFGILTSSKLADALDFEREDPSAIERYGRGEDRLQSDGSTRLLTNFLVARRLIEAGVRCVSLSFSRWDWHGNNFGRARQDMPMLDQAVSALIEDLDHRGMLDDISVVVWGEFGRTPKINGNGGRDHWPRVSCAMLAGGGMRSGQVIGETNRLGEYPVSRPVHFQEVFATLYRSLGIDIDHVALPDLQGRPRYLIEQNAYRPMPELV
- a CDS encoding tetratricopeptide repeat protein, whose protein sequence is MKSALLPETLRRPVLVLAVLAWVPITSTMSGCSPMNGYVMNESGKAFYERGNYTFARREFERALIDDPYNSDYAYNVASAMQKQGDLISAEKMYLHALNLDPSHQPSYHGLAGMLVEEGRTAEAHDLLQTWAQTQPYMPEAHVELAALQQKTGDLAGAEQSLRQALAVHPHHPKATAHLASVYQKSGRVADAAQMYQRSLAANPYQPDVQSQLAGLNSPNVPSPAMRMAQVMPQHDPTLAKPPYPHMAQRVPTVQPMMQPATMPMMQPAPTYGAAPYGTPAGSVPAAPMTAPAPGRDVPVPMPPAGTPQPIELGSPVPVSWADPAHVPSGPMMSPGPLLAPGPELPAGVDVSSGPATQSGPALEAYSQPVPAVTAF